In a single window of the Terriglobus roseus genome:
- a CDS encoding M20/M25/M40 family metallo-hydrolase — MAIDPIALTRKLVDIESTTYNEGRCGVFLDEYLRGLGYNVERQKVEQPGINGSSGERFNVYATMPGTSPVITLSTHFDTVPPYFESSEDDTYVYGRGSCDAKGILASQVCAAEKLHNGGVAVGLLYVVGEERDSAGAKVANQNGNGSRYLINGEPTENKLALATKGALRVELRASGKMAHSAYPELGDSAINKLVDVLHELQRTEYPADVEIGETTVNAGLISGGRAPNVIADAAEAHVLIRTIGDSREVKDIVEKVVAGRCDIKFALDLSAVRMKRMPGWETMVAKYATDISSLTNWGEPMLLGPGTIHVAHTPDERVLKSELLEAVEKYAELVSGLAKGL, encoded by the coding sequence ATGGCCATCGATCCTATTGCGCTGACACGAAAGCTTGTCGACATCGAATCGACGACCTATAACGAAGGCCGCTGCGGCGTGTTTCTTGACGAATACCTGCGCGGTCTGGGCTACAACGTAGAACGGCAGAAGGTAGAACAGCCAGGCATCAACGGCTCCTCCGGGGAACGCTTCAACGTGTACGCCACCATGCCCGGCACGTCACCGGTGATCACGCTCTCCACGCACTTCGACACGGTTCCGCCGTACTTCGAATCGAGCGAAGACGACACATACGTCTATGGCCGCGGGTCGTGCGATGCCAAGGGCATCCTTGCCTCACAGGTGTGCGCGGCAGAGAAATTGCACAATGGCGGTGTTGCCGTCGGCTTGCTGTACGTCGTCGGCGAAGAGCGCGATTCAGCCGGAGCGAAGGTCGCAAACCAGAACGGAAACGGCTCGCGCTACCTGATCAACGGTGAGCCCACCGAGAATAAGCTTGCGCTCGCCACCAAGGGTGCACTCCGTGTGGAATTACGTGCCAGCGGAAAGATGGCGCACTCGGCCTATCCGGAGCTCGGTGACTCAGCAATCAATAAGCTGGTCGACGTCCTGCACGAGCTGCAGCGGACGGAGTACCCAGCGGATGTTGAGATCGGTGAGACCACGGTGAACGCCGGCTTGATAAGCGGCGGTCGCGCACCGAACGTTATCGCAGATGCTGCGGAAGCGCATGTGCTGATCCGGACCATTGGCGACTCGCGCGAAGTGAAGGACATCGTGGAGAAAGTGGTCGCGGGCCGCTGCGATATCAAATTCGCTCTCGACCTGTCGGCCGTTCGCATGAAGCGCATGCCCGGCTGGGAGACGATGGTGGCGAAGTACGCGACGGATATCTCGTCACTTACCAACTGGGGCGAGCCGATGCTGCTGGGACCGGGTACCATCCACGTCGCACATACGCCAGATGAGCGCGTACTCAAGTCGGAACTACTGGAAGCCGTTGAAAAGTATGCGGAGTTGGTGAGCGGACTGGCGAAGGGGCTCTAG
- the pdxS gene encoding pyridoxal 5'-phosphate synthase lyase subunit PdxS has product MADLSSSNGNYAPHGLRLKTGLAEMLKGGVIMDVMNVEQARIAEEAGAVSVMALERVPAMIRAEGGVARMANPKLIKEIIATVSIPVMAKARIGHFAEAQVLQHLGVDFIDESEVLTPADEVYHIDKHAFTTPFVCGARNLGEALRRIAEGAAMIRTKGEPGTGDVVHAVQHMRQIIREIKGLTVLGDEELYNAAKVHGAPYELVRMVAQTGKLPVPNFSAGGIATPADAALMMQLGAETVFVGSGIFMKEGATPLNVENDPKDRAEAISRAKAIVIAATHYDDPKILAEASEAVIGSMKGLAAAAIEEKNLMQTRGW; this is encoded by the coding sequence ATGGCTGACCTCTCTTCTTCTAACGGCAACTACGCACCGCACGGTTTGCGGCTGAAGACCGGCCTGGCCGAGATGCTTAAGGGCGGCGTCATCATGGACGTCATGAATGTTGAGCAGGCGCGCATCGCGGAAGAAGCCGGCGCTGTCTCCGTCATGGCTCTCGAGCGCGTTCCTGCGATGATCCGCGCCGAAGGCGGCGTGGCTCGCATGGCGAACCCCAAGCTCATCAAGGAAATCATCGCCACGGTTTCCATCCCGGTCATGGCAAAGGCCCGCATCGGCCACTTCGCCGAAGCGCAGGTCCTGCAGCACCTCGGCGTTGACTTCATCGATGAGAGCGAAGTCCTGACGCCCGCCGATGAGGTCTACCACATCGACAAACACGCCTTCACCACACCCTTCGTCTGTGGCGCACGCAATCTCGGCGAGGCGCTTCGTCGCATCGCAGAAGGCGCTGCCATGATTCGCACCAAGGGTGAGCCCGGCACCGGTGACGTCGTTCACGCCGTGCAGCACATGCGCCAGATCATCCGCGAGATCAAGGGCCTCACCGTCCTCGGCGACGAAGAACTCTACAACGCTGCCAAGGTCCACGGCGCGCCGTATGAGCTGGTACGCATGGTTGCGCAGACGGGTAAACTTCCCGTTCCGAACTTCTCAGCGGGCGGCATTGCCACACCGGCTGACGCTGCACTGATGATGCAGCTCGGCGCTGAGACAGTATTCGTTGGCAGCGGCATCTTCATGAAGGAGGGCGCAACCCCCCTCAACGTGGAGAACGATCCCAAGGATCGCGCCGAGGCCATCTCCCGCGCTAAGGCCATCGTGATCGCGGCGACGCACTACGACGATCCAAAGATCCTTGCGGAAGCCAGCGAGGCTGTCATCGGTTCGATGAAGGGGCTTGCAGCAGCAGCCATCGAGGAGAAGAACCTGATGCAGACTCGCGGCTGGTAG
- a CDS encoding aspartate aminotransferase family protein: protein MRRFGQSAAAQAILRRDSEYLLPVYARFPVVMERGEGVYLFDGSGNRYLDMMAGLGVNALGHAHPRMVQATADQAAKLVHLSPQYCTPYAGELAERLCSLSGMAGAFYSTGGSEAVEGALKLARAFGKENFHPGKMRVVSLLGSYHGRTYGSLSVTGQAKYRDDFEPGLPGVDFAPREDIEALRAMVSDDTCAILLETVLGEGGVYELSRDFLQEARRLADKHHALLILDEIQCGLGRTGKWFAYEHSGVKPDVLILGKPLGGGLPLSALLVNADLFHVLGLGKHGSTLGGSPLACRLGLEFLDVVEDERLLDRVTDTGLYLKQRLQALAASSDIAVEARGVGLLQALELTLPGRPMAEEALRQGLMLNFVQGSVMRFLPAFLLERSHVNAAMGILEPLMERAAETIQREVLVAAR from the coding sequence ATGAGACGGTTCGGACAAAGCGCAGCTGCACAGGCCATCCTTCGTCGCGACAGCGAATACCTGTTGCCCGTTTACGCACGCTTCCCGGTTGTAATGGAGCGTGGTGAGGGGGTGTACCTTTTCGATGGTTCGGGAAACAGGTACCTGGACATGATGGCCGGTCTGGGCGTCAACGCCCTTGGGCACGCCCATCCCCGCATGGTGCAGGCCACGGCCGACCAGGCAGCGAAACTTGTCCACCTGTCTCCGCAATACTGCACGCCGTATGCGGGCGAACTCGCGGAGCGGTTGTGCAGTTTGTCTGGCATGGCGGGTGCTTTCTATTCGACAGGCGGCTCGGAAGCGGTCGAAGGGGCGCTGAAGCTTGCGCGCGCCTTTGGCAAAGAAAATTTCCATCCGGGCAAGATGCGGGTGGTCTCTTTACTAGGCAGCTACCACGGCCGCACCTATGGCTCGCTCTCGGTGACGGGACAGGCGAAGTATCGCGATGACTTTGAGCCCGGACTGCCGGGGGTGGACTTCGCGCCGCGTGAAGACATTGAAGCGCTGCGCGCGATGGTCAGCGACGACACCTGCGCCATCCTTCTAGAGACCGTGCTTGGTGAGGGCGGCGTCTACGAACTCTCTCGCGACTTTTTGCAGGAGGCGCGCCGCCTTGCGGACAAGCACCATGCACTGCTGATTCTGGACGAGATCCAGTGCGGGTTGGGCCGGACCGGTAAGTGGTTTGCGTACGAGCATTCCGGTGTTAAACCCGACGTCTTGATCCTGGGCAAGCCTCTGGGCGGCGGGCTGCCGCTCTCCGCACTCCTGGTGAACGCCGATCTTTTCCACGTCCTGGGCCTTGGAAAGCACGGCAGTACGCTTGGCGGAAGCCCATTGGCATGCCGTCTTGGACTGGAGTTTCTCGACGTCGTTGAGGATGAGAGGCTGCTGGACCGGGTGACAGATACGGGACTTTACTTAAAGCAGCGTCTGCAGGCGCTCGCGGCTTCAAGCGACATCGCCGTCGAGGCGCGTGGTGTCGGCCTGCTTCAGGCGCTTGAACTGACGCTCCCGGGACGTCCCATGGCCGAGGAGGCGCTACGTCAAGGGCTGATGCTCAACTTTGTACAAGGGAGCGTCATGCGTTTCCTGCCGGCGTTCCTGCTCGAGCGCTCCCATGTCAATGCCGCCATGGGAATCCTGGAACCACTGATGGAGCGGGCCGCTGAGACGATTCAACGCGAGGTGCTGGTCGCCGCTCGTTAG
- a CDS encoding cytochrome c oxidase subunit 3, which yields MPAILHPDEVVEKRPSRRVDEGDTGGGRLPPIEPKHTGGGGDGDNWNNKPVGRRGPRERLGNYRRGLFFALAGDLMFFVAIVCAFFATKHSGHIDAYNHWVYSWVPITIPAILWLNTGALILSSITVEVARRSIFREIDVMEEWLGMGTPTRKRVMPWLAASTLLGLAFLWGQYLAWKQLAREPLFIRGNQSSRFFYLITGIHGVHLLLGIVLLIAAFIGMRTVRQIESRQILVDSSAWYWHTMGVLWIFLFGLLIYGQ from the coding sequence ATGCCCGCTATTCTTCATCCCGATGAGGTCGTTGAAAAACGGCCGTCCCGCCGCGTAGACGAGGGTGATACCGGTGGCGGTCGCCTGCCTCCGATTGAGCCGAAGCACACCGGCGGTGGCGGTGATGGTGACAACTGGAACAACAAGCCGGTGGGCCGTCGCGGTCCGCGCGAACGGCTGGGAAACTATCGTCGTGGCCTGTTCTTTGCCCTGGCCGGCGACCTGATGTTCTTCGTTGCAATTGTCTGCGCCTTCTTCGCAACCAAGCATTCCGGCCACATCGATGCCTATAACCACTGGGTCTATTCGTGGGTCCCGATCACAATCCCCGCAATCCTGTGGCTGAATACGGGTGCGCTCATCCTTTCGTCCATTACGGTGGAGGTGGCACGCCGCTCCATATTCCGTGAGATCGACGTCATGGAAGAGTGGCTGGGCATGGGCACTCCAACGCGTAAGCGCGTGATGCCCTGGCTGGCCGCATCGACCCTGCTCGGACTTGCTTTCCTGTGGGGACAGTACCTGGCCTGGAAGCAACTGGCACGCGAGCCGCTCTTCATTCGCGGCAACCAATCATCGCGTTTTTTCTACCTGATTACCGGCATTCACGGCGTCCACCTGCTGTTGGGGATCGTCCTCTTGATCGCTGCATTTATCGGGATGCGGACCGTCCGGCAGATCGAATCGCGACAGATACTAGTAGACAGCAGCGCCTGGTACTGGCACACCATGGGCGTGCTCTGGATCTTCCTCTTCGGTCTGCTGATCTACGGACAGTAA
- a CDS encoding GAF domain-containing sensor histidine kinase, producing the protein MGKALQTRVTAIVLAIVTLLVCALGIANFLQESSYEAPTDGVWWIEGSGGLLAERVPANSPAHRAGVREGDLLVTANKRDTRVAAALQREMGHTGTWGHINYSLMRGRAPLDVPVILEPTDRSRNQGLRLIALAYLAIGMYVLLRRWTAPKAMHFYVFCLVSGVLYSFRYTGVFDTLDWICYWGVLAAGALQPALFLHFAVSFGEVAQSLRRKALVAILYVPGAVVFGLQIAAITRWSATERLKHRLDQIGVGYLALFYVIAAVVFWFRYRAADKPLERQQLKWLTRGTQLSVIPFTALYAIPYLADADVPLTLARIAGFALIFLPLTFAWAIVRYRLMDTDLIFKRGVTYTLATAALIGVYFGVVALSAEVVHTRLPSLRIWGLLAGIVATALIFEPIKAAIQARVDRVFDRKRYDYRETLIEFSRGLSSQTDLPTLSQSIVERLSQTLLVSRVAVFVASDEGTGRDFSLVASHGLPDNILVDLPTQTSRNSFLNFGLLSQDHIFFENPQQLLHLEPAEQRMASLLDLNYYLPCRVSRQGHASRTIAVIGLGRTQEGDFLSSEDMELLSSLAGYIGIAIQNAQLFSRLEQQITEFERLKEFNENIVESIKVGIFTLDLNNAVESWNAEMEVMYALPRADAIGRNVAELFPETFLEPFFEAHNQPGTHHLSKVRLDLRTGESRTANIAIAPLLTRDFVSVGSIVMMEDITDRTRLEGQLTQAEKLSSIGLLAAGVAHEVNTPLAVISSYAQMLQKHTRDDVRLTPILEKITQQTFRASEIVNGLLNFSRTSSTVFASLDLNAVLRETLTLIDHQLRTARVTVDADLQLPLPRIYGSQGKLQQVILNLLLNAKDAMNDGGGGTLRLVTFDNGHDVTLRVTDTGSGIDPEHLHRIYDPFFTTKNAPRQGQHKGTGLGLSVSYGIVQEHNGRIAVESTVGVGTTFTLDFPIEPSPKDDPSAQREPSAVAATDTSEARTVNA; encoded by the coding sequence ATGGGCAAGGCGCTACAAACCCGCGTGACCGCCATCGTGTTGGCGATAGTGACGTTGCTGGTCTGCGCTTTGGGCATCGCCAACTTCCTTCAGGAGAGCTCCTACGAAGCGCCGACGGATGGCGTCTGGTGGATCGAGGGCTCTGGTGGACTGCTCGCGGAACGTGTTCCGGCAAACTCGCCTGCCCACCGCGCTGGCGTTCGTGAAGGCGATCTCCTCGTAACCGCCAATAAGCGCGACACACGAGTAGCCGCCGCTCTGCAGCGCGAGATGGGCCATACCGGCACCTGGGGCCACATCAACTATTCGCTGATGCGCGGCAGGGCGCCGCTTGACGTTCCGGTCATTCTTGAGCCAACGGACCGCAGTCGTAACCAGGGTCTGCGGCTGATCGCGTTGGCGTATCTCGCCATCGGGATGTACGTTCTGCTGCGACGCTGGACGGCGCCGAAGGCGATGCACTTCTACGTCTTCTGTCTGGTGTCCGGCGTGCTCTATAGCTTCCGATACACCGGCGTCTTCGATACGCTGGACTGGATCTGTTACTGGGGCGTGCTTGCCGCGGGTGCATTGCAGCCTGCACTCTTTCTGCACTTCGCCGTTTCGTTCGGAGAGGTGGCACAGTCGCTGCGTCGCAAGGCGCTGGTCGCGATCCTGTACGTCCCGGGTGCCGTTGTCTTCGGCCTCCAGATCGCAGCGATTACCCGCTGGTCCGCCACCGAGCGCCTGAAGCATCGGCTGGATCAGATCGGCGTAGGCTACCTGGCGCTCTTCTATGTGATCGCGGCCGTTGTCTTCTGGTTCCGTTACCGCGCTGCGGACAAACCTCTTGAGCGTCAACAATTGAAGTGGCTGACACGCGGCACGCAACTCTCAGTCATTCCCTTCACCGCGCTCTATGCCATCCCATATCTGGCAGATGCCGATGTCCCCCTGACGCTCGCCCGCATCGCCGGCTTCGCGCTGATCTTCCTGCCGCTGACCTTCGCATGGGCCATCGTTCGTTACCGGCTGATGGACACAGACCTGATCTTCAAGCGTGGTGTTACCTACACGCTGGCGACGGCGGCGCTCATCGGCGTTTACTTTGGCGTGGTCGCTCTATCGGCCGAAGTCGTTCACACGCGGTTGCCCAGCCTTAGGATATGGGGTCTCCTTGCGGGTATTGTCGCCACCGCGCTGATCTTCGAGCCGATCAAGGCTGCTATCCAGGCCCGCGTCGATCGAGTTTTTGATCGCAAGCGCTACGACTACCGTGAAACCCTGATCGAATTCAGCCGGGGCCTCTCATCCCAGACGGACCTGCCGACACTCTCGCAGTCGATCGTTGAGCGCCTTTCTCAGACGTTGCTGGTTTCACGTGTTGCAGTCTTCGTCGCGTCCGACGAAGGGACCGGTCGCGACTTCTCGCTCGTCGCATCTCATGGCCTGCCGGATAACATCCTTGTCGATCTACCGACACAGACCTCGCGGAACTCGTTCCTGAACTTTGGCCTGCTCTCGCAGGACCACATCTTCTTCGAGAATCCGCAGCAGTTGCTCCACCTGGAGCCTGCTGAACAGCGGATGGCATCGCTGCTGGACCTGAACTACTATCTGCCGTGCCGCGTATCGCGACAAGGCCATGCGTCGCGCACCATCGCTGTCATCGGCCTGGGCCGGACGCAAGAAGGCGACTTCCTCTCGTCGGAAGACATGGAGTTGCTGAGCTCACTTGCCGGCTACATCGGCATCGCCATTCAGAACGCGCAGCTCTTCTCGCGGCTTGAGCAGCAGATCACGGAATTCGAACGCCTGAAGGAATTCAACGAGAACATCGTCGAGTCGATCAAGGTTGGCATCTTCACGCTGGACCTCAACAATGCCGTGGAAAGCTGGAACGCCGAGATGGAAGTGATGTATGCGCTGCCACGCGCAGACGCCATTGGCCGTAATGTCGCGGAGCTCTTCCCGGAGACCTTTCTCGAGCCCTTCTTCGAGGCGCACAATCAGCCTGGAACGCACCACCTCTCCAAGGTGCGGCTTGACCTGCGCACCGGCGAGAGCCGCACGGCAAATATTGCCATCGCTCCACTGCTGACGCGCGATTTCGTCTCCGTTGGTTCCATCGTCATGATGGAAGACATCACGGACCGGACGCGCCTGGAAGGCCAGCTCACACAGGCCGAGAAGCTCTCCTCCATCGGTCTGCTCGCGGCGGGCGTGGCGCATGAGGTGAATACGCCGCTGGCGGTCATCTCCTCCTACGCACAGATGCTGCAGAAGCACACGCGCGATGACGTTCGCCTGACTCCGATCCTTGAGAAGATCACGCAGCAGACCTTCCGCGCGTCTGAGATCGTGAATGGCCTGTTGAACTTCTCGCGGACCAGTTCGACGGTCTTCGCATCGCTCGATCTGAATGCAGTCCTGCGCGAGACGCTGACGCTCATCGATCACCAGCTCCGCACGGCGCGTGTCACGGTTGACGCAGATCTGCAGCTTCCGCTGCCGCGCATCTATGGCAGCCAGGGCAAGTTGCAGCAGGTGATCCTGAATCTGTTGCTGAATGCGAAGGATGCCATGAACGACGGCGGTGGCGGTACCCTCCGCCTGGTCACTTTTGACAACGGGCACGACGTGACGCTGCGCGTCACCGATACCGGTTCCGGCATCGATCCAGAGCATCTGCACCGCATCTACGACCCCTTCTTCACGACAAAGAATGCGCCGCGTCAGGGTCAGCACAAAGGCACGGGTCTGGGCCTGTCAGTTTCTTATGGCATCGTGCAGGAGCATAATGGCCGTATCGCGGTGGAGAGCACCGTCGGCGTGGGCACCACGTTCACGCTCGACTTCCCCATTGAGCCATCGCCCAAGGACGACCCGAGCGCACAGCGCGAACCGTCGGCTGTCGCGGCGACCGATACCAGCGAAGCAAGGACTGTGAATGCCTGA
- a CDS encoding RecQ family ATP-dependent DNA helicase: MASTPPQPDLQALLHSTFGFRDFRVNQQAVCEAATAGRDVLLVMPTGAGKSLCYQLPALARGGTALVISPLIALMDDQAHKLTALGLNVGRIHSGMDREHSRQVCRDYLDGKLQFLFIAPERFRVPGFGAMLTKRLPSLIAIDEAHCISQWGHDFRPDYRNLAAHLRSLRPAPVIALTATATPQVQRDIVSELALHDPRQFIHGFRRTNLAVEVVEVSKPRRIELARKLLKDASNRPAIIYAPSRKDAEALAIELNTDFPTASYHAGLDPGTRDRVQRSFLDGKTEVVVATIAFGMGIDKADVRTVLHMAMPASVESFYQEIGRAGRDGKPARTVLMYSFADRRMHDFFLERDYPPADTLARIATALGDEPIHADDLRIRLKLDLDIFGPALDKLLAQGAAQIDMGGNVTRAENPNAQWRRTYDTQVNFRRSQIDAMMRFASGAECRMAALIKHFGDSSDSSRSCGLCDFCSPERASAQAFREPTSDEMREIKRMLRALSGASAGKSTGKLYTELYPGGALDRKEMDALLDSLTRAGYTAVESASFVAEDGREISYRRALLTHEGREVEDTGEDPVGLQLRDAETVNAGRTRTRDRSTSTAAKKKSADTENTPLSAEQKQLDAALRAWRASEAKTIGKPAFVVFGDRTLRAIVLDAPASMADLQNISGIGPAKAERFGEAILAVVSGSPTPVRKPTPRAADTKTTRAPAATTVQKTISYASPTPAAVTPHQSLEHALKVWRMREAQRQSTAPFDLLHDRTIREIAEQKPQSLEDLRTVDGIDGAWIDRFGAAVCSLVSQHA; encoded by the coding sequence ATGGCCTCCACTCCGCCCCAGCCCGACCTTCAGGCACTGCTCCACAGCACCTTTGGCTTTCGCGATTTTCGCGTGAACCAGCAGGCTGTATGCGAGGCTGCAACGGCAGGTCGGGATGTCCTGCTCGTCATGCCGACGGGCGCTGGCAAGAGTCTTTGCTACCAACTCCCCGCGCTTGCACGGGGCGGCACAGCCCTCGTGATTTCACCGCTCATTGCACTCATGGACGACCAGGCGCACAAGCTCACAGCGCTTGGGCTGAACGTGGGGCGCATCCACTCCGGCATGGATCGTGAACACAGCCGTCAGGTCTGCCGCGACTATCTGGACGGCAAACTGCAGTTCCTGTTCATCGCACCCGAACGCTTCCGCGTACCGGGTTTTGGCGCCATGCTGACCAAGCGCCTGCCTTCGCTGATCGCGATCGACGAAGCACACTGCATCTCGCAATGGGGCCACGACTTCCGGCCCGACTATCGCAACCTGGCAGCGCATCTGCGATCGCTCCGCCCAGCCCCGGTGATCGCCCTCACAGCCACGGCCACCCCGCAGGTGCAGCGAGACATCGTCAGCGAACTCGCCCTGCACGACCCCAGGCAGTTCATCCACGGCTTCCGCCGCACCAACCTCGCGGTCGAAGTCGTCGAGGTCAGCAAGCCGCGCCGCATTGAACTCGCGCGTAAGTTGCTGAAGGACGCGTCCAACCGCCCCGCCATCATCTACGCGCCATCGCGCAAGGACGCTGAGGCACTTGCGATCGAACTCAACACCGACTTCCCTACAGCCAGCTACCACGCCGGCCTGGACCCCGGTACGCGCGACCGGGTGCAGCGCAGCTTCCTTGACGGCAAGACGGAGGTCGTCGTTGCGACCATTGCCTTCGGCATGGGTATCGACAAGGCAGACGTACGGACGGTGCTACACATGGCCATGCCTGCGTCGGTTGAGAGTTTCTACCAGGAGATTGGTCGTGCCGGCCGCGATGGCAAGCCTGCCCGCACCGTGCTGATGTACAGCTTCGCCGACCGGCGGATGCATGACTTCTTCCTGGAGCGCGACTATCCACCTGCAGACACACTGGCACGCATCGCGACTGCACTCGGAGACGAGCCAATCCATGCGGACGACCTACGCATCCGCCTGAAATTGGACCTCGATATCTTCGGACCTGCGCTCGATAAGCTGCTGGCCCAGGGCGCCGCGCAGATCGACATGGGCGGCAACGTCACCCGTGCAGAAAACCCGAACGCACAATGGCGTCGCACCTACGACACCCAGGTAAATTTCCGCCGTAGCCAGATCGACGCGATGATGCGCTTCGCCTCGGGCGCAGAGTGCCGCATGGCCGCGCTCATCAAGCACTTCGGCGACTCCTCCGACAGCAGCCGCAGTTGCGGCCTTTGCGACTTCTGCTCGCCGGAGCGCGCCTCCGCACAGGCGTTCCGTGAACCGACCAGCGACGAGATGCGCGAGATCAAGCGCATGCTTCGCGCCCTCTCCGGTGCTTCCGCCGGCAAGTCCACCGGGAAGCTCTACACCGAGCTGTACCCTGGCGGAGCGCTTGACCGGAAAGAGATGGACGCGCTCCTCGATTCGCTGACACGCGCCGGGTATACCGCCGTCGAGTCCGCCAGCTTCGTCGCAGAAGACGGCCGCGAGATCAGTTACCGTCGGGCCCTTCTGACTCATGAAGGTCGCGAAGTCGAAGACACGGGCGAGGACCCCGTCGGGCTTCAGCTACGCGACGCCGAAACCGTCAACGCAGGACGCACGCGAACGCGTGACCGCAGCACATCGACGGCCGCGAAAAAGAAGTCGGCCGACACCGAGAACACCCCGCTCTCCGCCGAACAGAAGCAGCTTGATGCGGCACTGCGCGCCTGGCGAGCCTCGGAGGCGAAAACCATCGGCAAGCCCGCATTCGTTGTCTTTGGTGACCGCACACTTCGGGCTATCGTCCTGGACGCACCCGCCTCCATGGCCGATCTGCAAAACATCTCAGGCATCGGCCCGGCAAAGGCCGAGCGCTTCGGCGAGGCAATCCTGGCCGTCGTCAGTGGTAGTCCCACACCTGTGAGGAAGCCTACGCCCCGTGCTGCCGATACGAAGACGACGCGCGCACCTGCCGCGACGACCGTGCAGAAGACCATCTCCTATGCGTCGCCGACTCCCGCAGCGGTCACCCCACACCAATCGCTGGAACATGCTTTGAAAGTTTGGCGCATGCGAGAGGCACAGCGGCAATCCACCGCCCCCTTCGACCTCCTGCACGACCGGACCATCCGCGAGATCGCGGAACAGAAGCCCCAATCCCTGGAGGACCTTCGCACTGTCGATGGTATCGACGGTGCCTGGATCGACCGCTTTGGCGCTGCTGTTTGCTCACTAGTGTCGCAGCACGCGTAA
- the pdxT gene encoding pyridoxal 5'-phosphate synthase glutaminase subunit PdxT, with translation MADLSAQPTIGILALQGAFDAHARMLQALGAKTVLVRKPEQLATIDGLVIPGGESTTFLKHLERAGFFEALADFTRVKPTFGTCAGVILLAKTVLSPAQKSLKVLDITIERNAYGRQNDSRILEAETTLPGGPIEMVYIRAPRITAMGPGVEVLADREGSPTLVRQGHLLAATFHPELSTDPRVHQLFLDLVTSARI, from the coding sequence ATGGCCGATCTTTCCGCGCAACCAACCATCGGTATCCTCGCGCTCCAGGGCGCTTTCGACGCACATGCGCGCATGCTCCAGGCGCTCGGAGCAAAGACCGTGCTGGTCCGTAAGCCCGAGCAACTAGCTACCATCGACGGCCTCGTGATTCCGGGGGGCGAATCGACCACCTTTCTGAAACATCTGGAGCGAGCCGGTTTTTTTGAGGCACTTGCTGACTTCACCCGTGTAAAGCCTACCTTCGGCACTTGCGCCGGCGTCATCCTATTGGCCAAGACGGTGCTCAGTCCTGCTCAGAAATCTCTGAAAGTGCTCGACATCACCATCGAACGGAATGCCTACGGCCGTCAGAACGACTCGCGCATCCTCGAGGCTGAGACGACTTTGCCTGGCGGGCCCATCGAGATGGTTTACATCCGCGCGCCACGCATCACAGCGATGGGTCCGGGGGTCGAGGTTCTGGCCGATCGAGAGGGCTCCCCGACCCTCGTCCGTCAGGGTCACCTTCTTGCCGCGACCTTTCACCCGGAACTGTCAACCGACCCGCGTGTGCACCAGCTATTTCTTGACCTTGTGACGTCCGCGCGGATCTGA
- a CDS encoding alpha/beta hydrolase: protein MAATIQTIETLRGPAGLLEGLLNVGRTDATYSALVCHPHPPSGGTMHTKVVYQAAKAFSHFGVPVLRFNFRGVGRSEGVHDNGPGEIEDVRAAIDWLSHEFGLPILLAGFSFGANIAFRAGCGDPRIKGLVGLGMPVEAGGRKYSYEFMKDCTAPKLFLTGAEDPFAPRALMEHVFANAPGDTQMQWIEGAEHFFAGVPSSPTVKLDRMQLALREWLHARFFPTIPVA, encoded by the coding sequence ATGGCTGCAACCATTCAAACCATTGAGACACTGCGCGGACCTGCGGGTCTGTTAGAGGGTCTACTGAACGTCGGCAGGACCGACGCGACTTATTCCGCGCTGGTTTGCCATCCACACCCGCCGTCTGGTGGCACCATGCATACGAAGGTCGTGTACCAGGCGGCGAAGGCGTTCTCGCACTTCGGTGTACCGGTATTGCGTTTCAACTTCCGTGGTGTTGGCCGCAGCGAAGGCGTGCATGACAATGGCCCCGGTGAGATCGAAGATGTGCGCGCCGCGATCGACTGGCTCAGCCACGAGTTCGGCCTGCCGATCCTGCTCGCTGGGTTCTCCTTCGGAGCAAACATTGCGTTCCGTGCAGGATGCGGCGACCCACGCATCAAGGGGCTCGTCGGCCTGGGGATGCCGGTGGAGGCAGGCGGCCGCAAGTACAGCTACGAGTTTATGAAGGACTGCACGGCGCCTAAGCTCTTCCTAACCGGTGCTGAAGATCCATTCGCACCGCGAGCACTGATGGAGCATGTGTTTGCGAACGCCCCAGGCGACACCCAGATGCAGTGGATCGAAGGGGCGGAGCACTTCTTCGCGGGTGTGCCGTCTTCGCCCACGGTCAAGCTCGATCGCATGCAGCTCGCCCTTCGCGAGTGGCTGCATGCACGGTTTTTCCCGACGATACCCGTCGCCTAG